aacttgaaataatttggttttatttataattttttcaaaccattgtttaaagtttggtttggtttgattttgtttagaaattttttaaacggttttttttattttgttttaaaaaaaaagctatCAAATCATACCAAATTAAATCGTGCAAACCCTACAAAACGGACAAATTCCATGCCATGATGCATTCCGCATAGCTAAAGTTACTGTGTATCATCTTTGGAGTGTTCTAACAGTAATCGACATAATGATGCAAAAGAACTTCTTTtctttgaataaattgacaACCAACACAACTAACTAAAGAAACTTCTTTTCAAGTATAACCAAGAAATACTTGAAAAATACTCATTATTGCTTCCTAAACCTGTTCAATCTATTGTTTCGCTAATCTTTCACCATTTCATTTGTTGGGAATTTACGATGATAGATAGATAAACTGTTATGTAGAGATCGTGTAATTGGACGAAATAGAGAAAATAGATTGACAATCGCAAAAGGCTTAATAAGAAAGAAACAAAGTTTAGTTCGAGAAAAGCCTACAACCCCCAAATCAAAATCAAGAGAGTTGGAATGTAATAAAAAttgcttgatttttatttatctctACTATGggaaaaacttaaacaaattttccTACGAATAAATATGTACAACTCAAAAACAATCATGTTgactaattcaaactaaacaaacaaacaactttatctaaaagacttattcaatCCACCTGCCACAATAAAGTGGGATTGACCATTACCCAGGTGCCCCCACTTCATTGTGCAGGTATACGACATAAACACACTCATAATGTCTCTGTCCCAGTATAAGCAATGGATACAGACACAGACTCCAGGTAGTTATCTTGAACAAGCACATATGGACATTTCTAAAAGCATTCAAGTTGTTGATCTAAATAACAAGAACCATACCCTTATACCCACATTATTTCAAGCCACGGTTGTAACTCAGTAATGACATGTGAGTTTGAAGGAAGGCAAGCACCAAGAGGAAAGAGGCAGCAAAGACATGGAGGACTCTCCATTTAGTAGTGAAATAATTGCGCGGTAAACTTGTCCGGTCGTTATTGTAATAGGCCTCAACATTCTTAATTTCATCAGAAAGATAACTGCCTCTGACACACTGCGTGTTTCTTCCAAGATCATTGGAGAAATCTGCAATGTATCTGTCATCGTCGGAAAATTTTGAGATGATTCCATCGAAAGAAAGGGACGAGACGTCTCTTAGTTGGCAGATGAgacgagaaaaaaaaaagagacgtAGTTACAGAAATACTTGATGTGGCGTTCTCGAGACTGTTCTAAGGCCACACAATTTATCAGCACAGTCTTCATCATTTCGTTGAATGTGATAGCTGGAATTTGGAGAACCCGGttcttgaattttatatccAGAAAGGTTTCAGGTGTTTTTCTTTGCGTGAACTTGATTCCTGATAGCTTCAGTTCCGTTACGCAATGCATCGAATGTGTTGATGCGTACGTCTGATCGTTGCCATGGTTGACTGACAGCTGTTTAACCGAACAACAGTGAAATAATTCCAGTAAATGACTGCAATTAGGCAGTTCGAACGGTACCGTCAGTCTGGGACCTGTCCAGGAAAGATTGAAGAATTCCAAGGCAAGCTTCTTAAATTTATCGTCAGGTTGATCGAACAATGACGTGAGAACGAACAAAGGAAGTTGGTTCTCAAGTTTAAGAACATCCTGGCAAGAACGGGAATCAAGAATGGCTGAACGAGAATGGGATCATTGGGAATTTCGTCTCGGCTGAGATAGCACAAGAGCTCAATCAGAAAGGAGCCATCAAGCAACATCATCTGAATCAAATCTTCACTTGGCATCTCGTAGATCTGCTTATAATCTGAGTAAATATCTCTAGTACGAGCTTCTAAACTCTGCATTTCCAAAATAAGGCTGCCCAGGTCTCTGTGGTCCTTCTCACACCGGCGAAGGAACTTATCAAGAAAGAACCATTTGTAATCTTCGAACTGAAGCAGATGGTCGCTTTTCTTGCTATTGACAGGACCGATTGATACAATCTCAGGTATCATATACCTTGAACTGATACTGCTGATCGTATTAGGAAGTCGCATGGCGGAGAAGAATTGGActgaatttcttattttttcgcTATTTCTCAACATGTCTTCAATACGACGCCTCGTCAAAGAGATTACTTCTTGCGAAAATGGATTTCGGAATTCAGCACCCTCGTCTGGCACTACAGCTACTACGTCTTTGCCCTTAATTGAATGGCTTGAACTTGCTCCATTCGTGGGCAACATGGGTTGCCGTTTGTTTTCTGTCTCTTCACCGTGGATCAAAATAGATGAGAGGTCCATTGCTTTAATGTTTGTGTCTGCTTACACATgaccaaaacaatcaagaaagctttatttatacattataaTCTGGCAAAGAAATGCGTCCCAGAAAATACTTGGTAAGTTCGGATTTATTACTTTTTCCCCCTGAAATGAAGGAAGAGTTGTAACTTTTTAATACCTCGAGGGAAAATTTTCAATGCAGTTTCCTGGAAATTTCATTGCAggttgttaatttatattaataattaaaaggacCTTTGTGATTGTTTAACTAGATTTCATTAGATAcgagaaatattatattatttgttacagCATTGACCaataataatgacatattatatcatgttatgactttttaaaaagtaataataaaataaataaaaattttaataattgttgcgaacataattgaataattaaatattgcaaaaagaaatattgaaaaatatattgatgAGTGTAAGGATGAGAAACGAAAGCTGTGTAAAATTTATATCGCAAGTGATGAAGTGTGTGTCTAAAGCAGGGGTTGGGGGGCACAGACATCAGCTGTTTCCACTGTCCAAAATTTAATGTTGCTGCCCAagcctaataaaaaaaattaaggaaaaacctaataagaaaaataaaaaataaaagaacgaAACCATTTGATATATGATAAAGTGATGTTGAATGTGTTACAAAAACCTAGTGAAACAAAACctaataaatgaaaaagtaGTACAATGTATATTTTGGCTAGTATATAACATATTTCAAGAATTTGCTCCTTTTAACTAATATCACTCTCTTTGTAGTGAGATGATATGAATTAATTTAGTTGTTTAATGAACTGTTACATGTTAATGTTatacactaattttttaaatgttgatgTCAATAGTATCTGGGTGAATAAGTTTGGAAGGTTGTCATTATATCGTATTTGCTTaatatcaatttttcaattCTATTGGAACTCATTAGTGCAAAAAAATTTGGACAAtgcatattttattgttttcatataatacaaaaaagtGTTTATTGTGAAGAGAAAACTACATGTATTATGGATGTCATATAGATgacaaatcataattatatgCATTTTATGCTGGTTTCATGGAGAGCtagaatcaatttaaataattcgaagatgttgttattataaataaaaacatattcaaTCTGCGAATGAGTCTTATGAGAGTTTGAATCAAAGCAAACACCGAGAGGGTCATGATACATTTTAAGTGAAGAAacattata
This sequence is a window from Mangifera indica cultivar Alphonso chromosome 20, CATAS_Mindica_2.1, whole genome shotgun sequence. Protein-coding genes within it:
- the LOC123204372 gene encoding uncharacterized protein LOC123204372, which encodes MDLSSILIHGEETENKRQPMLPTNGASSSHSIKGKDVVAVVPDEGAEFRNPFSQEVISLTRRRIEDMLRNSEKIRNSVQFFSAMRLPNTISSISSRYMIPEIVSIGPVNSKKSDHLLQFEDYKWFFLDKFLRRCEKDHRDLGSLILEMQSLEARTRDIYSDYKQIYEMPSEDLIQMMLLDGSFLIELLCYLSRDEIPNDPILVQPFLIPVLARMFLNLRTNFLCSFSRHCSINLTINLRSLPWNSSIFPGQLSVNHGNDQTYASTHSMHCVTELKLSGIKFTQRKTPETFLDIKFKNRVLQIPAITFNEMMKTVLINCVALEQSRERHIKYIADFSNDLGRNTQCVRGSYLSDEIKNVEAYYNNDRTSLPRNYFTTKWRVLHVFAASFLLKCPYVLVQDNYLESVSVSIAYTGTETL